Proteins co-encoded in one Callospermophilus lateralis isolate mCalLat2 chromosome 2, mCalLat2.hap1, whole genome shotgun sequence genomic window:
- the LOC143641415 gene encoding chaperone Ric-8A-like yields the protein MEPRAVADALETGKEDVITEALRTYNREHSQSFTFDEAQQEDRKRLAELLVTVLEQGLPPSHRVTWLQTIRILSRDRSCLDPFTSRQSLHALACYAGISASEGSVPESPDMDVILESLKCLCNLVLSSPVAQTLAAEAHLVVRLAERVGMYSKKNFPHDVQFFDLRLLFLLTALRTDVRQQLFQELHGVHLLTHTLELTLGMTPEESPPDLLPPQETERAMEILKVLFNITFDSIKREVDEEDTALYQYLGTLLRHCVMVAAAGDRTEEFHG from the exons ATGGAGCCCCGGGCGGTTGCGGATGCCCTAGAGACGGGAAAGGAAGACGTGATTACGGAAGCTCTACGAACGTACAACCGGGAG CACTCCCAGAGCTTCACCTTTGACGAGGCCCAACAGGAGGACAGGAAG AGACTTGCAGAGTTGTTGGTCACTGTCCTGGAGCAGGGATTGCCACCCTCACACCGTGTCACCTGGCTACAGACTATCCGTATCCTGTCCCGGGACCGCAGCTGCCTGGACCCATTCACCAGTCGCCAGAGCTTACATGCACTAGCTTGCTATGCTGGCATCTCTGCCTCTGAGGGGTCTGTCCCAGAATCCCCAGATATGGATGTCATACTAGAGTCCCTGAAGTGCCTCTGCAACCTCGTGCTCAGCAGTCCAGTGGCACAGACACTGGCAGCAGAGGCCCATCTGGTGGTGCGGCTAGCAGAGCGTGTGGGGATGTACAGCAAGAAGAACTTCCCACATGATGTGCAGTTCTTTGATTTAAGGCTCCTCTTCCTACTAACAGCACTCCGCACTGATGTGCGCCAGCAGCTGTTTCAGGAGCTGCATGGCGTGCACCTGCTGACCCACACACTGGAGCTGACACTGGGGATGACCCCAGAAGAGAGCCCACCTGATCTCCTTCCTCCCCAAGAGACTGAGCGGGCTATGGAGATCCTCAAGGTGCTATTTAATATCACCTTTGACTCCATCAAGAGGGAAGTGGACGAG GAAGACACTGCCCTTTACCAGTACCTGGGAACCCTTCTGCGGCACTGTGTGATGGTTGCTGCTGCTGGAGACCGCACGGAGGAGTTCCACGGGTGA
- the Bet1l gene encoding BET1-like protein: MADWTRAQNPGAVEEILDRENKRMADSLASKVTRLKSLALDIDRDAEDQNRYLDGMDSDFTSMTGLLTGSMKRFSTMARSGRDNRKLLCGMALSLIVAFFILSYLLSRART; encoded by the exons ATGGCGGACTGGACTCGAG CTCAGAACCCTGGTGCTGTGGAGGAGATTCTAGACCGGGAGAACAAGCGGATGGCTGACAGCCTGGCCTCCAAGGTTACCAGACTCAAATCG CTGGCCCTAGACATCGATAGGGATGCAGAAGACCAGAACCGGTACCTGGACGGCATG GACTCGGATTTCACAAGCATGACTGGCCTGCTCACTGGAAGCATGAAGCGCTTTTCCACGATGGCACGGTCTGGGCGAGACAACCGGAAGCTTCTGTGTGGTATGGCTCTGAGTCTGATTGTGGCCTTCTTCATCCTCTCCTACCTCTTGTCAAGGGCAAGGACGTGA